From the genome of Gracilinanus agilis isolate LMUSP501 chromosome 2, AgileGrace, whole genome shotgun sequence, one region includes:
- the FAM174B gene encoding membrane protein FAM174B isoform X2, whose amino-acid sequence MRALPFPVLLLFLLAAGAWASISIPSPKQQPQPQPPVPPEVSPRLGPDNATQLEGEGAVGGSANRSETLVTRISSLLRDLPTLKAAVIVACAFTSFLIACLLLRVFRSGKRIKKTRKYDIITTPAERVEMTPLNEEDEDEEDSTVFDVKYR is encoded by the exons ATGCGAGCGCTGCCTTTCCCGGTGCTGCTCTTATTCCTGCTGGCTGCTGGAGCCTGGGCTAGCATATCCATTCCTTCTCCCAAGCAGCAGCCGCAGCCGCAGCCGCCAGTGCCGCCGGAGGTAAGCCCCAGGTTGGGGCCGGACAATGCCACCCAGCTGGAAGGAGAGGGGGCGGTGGGCGGCAGCGCCAACCGGAGCGAAACCTTGGTCACCCGCATCTCCAGCCTGCTCCGGGACCTGCCCACCCTTAAGGCGGCTGTGATCGTGGCGTGCGCCTTCACCTCTTTCCTCATCGCCTGCCTGCTGCTCCGGGTGTTCAG gtctggaaagagaataaagaaaaccCGGAAATATGATATCATTACTACTCCAGCAGAGAGAGTAGAAATGACTCCTTTAAATgaagaggatgaggatgaggaggaCTCAACAGTTTTTGATGTCAAATACAG
- the FAM174B gene encoding membrane protein FAM174B isoform X1 yields the protein MRALPFPVLLLFLLAAGAWASISIPSPKQQPQPQPPVPPEVSPRLGPDNATQLEGEGAVGGSANRSETLVTRISSLLRDLPTLKAAVIVACAFTSFLIACLLLRVFRSGKRIKKTRKYDIITTPAERVEMTPLNEEDEDEEDSTVFDVKYRYIYR from the exons ATGCGAGCGCTGCCTTTCCCGGTGCTGCTCTTATTCCTGCTGGCTGCTGGAGCCTGGGCTAGCATATCCATTCCTTCTCCCAAGCAGCAGCCGCAGCCGCAGCCGCCAGTGCCGCCGGAGGTAAGCCCCAGGTTGGGGCCGGACAATGCCACCCAGCTGGAAGGAGAGGGGGCGGTGGGCGGCAGCGCCAACCGGAGCGAAACCTTGGTCACCCGCATCTCCAGCCTGCTCCGGGACCTGCCCACCCTTAAGGCGGCTGTGATCGTGGCGTGCGCCTTCACCTCTTTCCTCATCGCCTGCCTGCTGCTCCGGGTGTTCAG gtctggaaagagaataaagaaaaccCGGAAATATGATATCATTACTACTCCAGCAGAGAGAGTAGAAATGACTCCTTTAAATgaagaggatgaggatgaggaggaCTCAACAGTTTTTGATGTCAAATACAGGTATATTTACAG